Part of the Fusarium musae strain F31 chromosome 3, whole genome shotgun sequence genome, GTGTGATAGACTAAACATGGAGGTACGGATTGTTAGAGAAACAACGTTATAGACAAGTTTCCGGCTCGTTGAGAATGCTATTGAACTGAAACGGCTTAACCCTTTAAGGTCACATACCAAAATAATGAGAGCCGTACGGACTTATCGGAAGAGGAAAACAGCAATTATTCGCTTGCAAGGAATAACATACCCTATACGTCTATATATCTGGAGTATGTCCTACACTGTATATTCTGTCAAACTTTGCAAtcattatatatatatccaaTGGTGTCTATACAGGATTTAAGTTAGACTTCGCTCAGTGTGTGAGGAATGATAGTCTCGTATATGGTTATTCACAACTTACCTGACAGGACTATCCGGTTTGTATGGCGTCAACCTCACTGATACTGGCGCTAACATCGGAATATTCTGGTCTTGATCCAATTCCTCAATTGACAGCAATTGAACATTATTAGAGTAACTATACTCACAAGTTTCACGTGAAATCAGAAGATCAtgctataataagaatataaaCGAAGTTTGTTTGCTTGAAGCGTTGCATCATTGCACACACTACGCAACCTTCTTCTCTAGATGCTTACCAACGCTCCGAAAATCGGCATCATTGTTATATCAAACTAACAAATACCAACACCGACGTTGTTTGAAACACCAGCTAAACGGCGCATAATTTTTCAAATGGCCGCATTATTCTCGGGCGCCGTCTATGGCGCCTCTACGATAGCCGCTGGCGTCTATTTGCCCTCAACAATCATCAATCAGTTCAAGTTCCAGGATTGGCATATGATGCAAACCTCTCTCGGTGCGGTTGCAAGCAGCGCGTGAGTAGTCACACCCACAAAGACACGAGAAGAAGCTAATACTTGACAAGTATCATATATAAAGCCGCTGAAAGATACGGCTACGTTAAGATTAAGCCTAGAAGCTCATCACCGATTGGACTCTTTGGACAGTATGACGGTAATGTCATAGGCGGATTCCTCCTTGGAGCTGGCATGGCTCTTTCAGGATCTTGTCCAGGTACTCTGTTCGCACAAGTCGGAGCTGGTCTGAGGACTGGTTTTTATACTCTCGGAGGTGCTATTCTTGGAGGTCTCGCCTATACAGGTTATGTCGCGCAAGCAGCCAAGACTCAGAGGGAGAAGGTGGGTGCACAGCCCGAGACAGTAACGCTTGATGAGAACCTTGGGCTTTCCAACGATACAACTGTTGCTCTCTTCGAATCTGTTTGTCTATCTCTCATTGGCGCTTCTGTTGCCTACACTACTGGCTCCGATTGGTCACTTTACTcagctggtggtggtctctTCATCGGTCTCTCGCAACTCTTCTCAATTCTTGTCCGTCGCTCTATGATCGGCATATCAGGCTCGTACGAAGAAGTGGGAAACCATTTCTGGTGGCTCACAAGAGATGCCCCTTGGCCAACAAGTCGACAGAACACCCTATTCGCTGTGGGCATGACAAGTGGTGCCTGGGTTCTTGCAAAGGTGCTCCCTTCATTCGTCAAGGGCCATGTCGTCGAGACAGAGCCATTGCTTGCTGGAGTTGGTGGATTTTTGATGATTGTAGGATCAAGGTTAGCAGGGGGATGCCCCTCTGGACATGGCGTTAGTGGTTTATCGTTGATGTCGACATCAAGTCTTGTCACCATGAGCACTGCGTTTGTTGCTGGAAGCTTGGTTGCTCCATTGTTTCACTAGACTGGGTTGGATATAAAAGATTCATGGCTACTATGTGAAATATGACCTTGAATATCTATTTTTGACTGCGGAGATTCAGAAGCACCGGAGTAGACCATCTAATCCTTCTTATCCCCACAGCCAATTCTCGCAGTAacttcaatctcaatcttcatctcctccttcatcaatGAGGACTGGATCATGGTTGCAGCAGGACGAACATCGCCAAACCACTTCTTCAACACTGGCCAGGTCTTGGGAAAGTCATCGCGATCAGGGAGGATAT contains:
- a CDS encoding hypothetical protein (EggNog:ENOG41), which codes for MAALFSGAVYGASTIAAGVYLPSTIINQFKFQDWHMMQTSLGAVASSAYGYVKIKPRSSSPIGLFGQYDGNVIGGFLLGAGMALSGSCPGTLFAQVGAGLRTGFYTLGGAILGGLAYTGYVAQAAKTQREKVGAQPETVTLDENLGLSNDTTVALFESVCLSLIGASVAYTTGSDWSLYSAGGGLFIGLSQLFSILVRRSMIGISGSYEEVGNHFWWLTRDAPWPTSRQNTLFAVGMTSGAWVLAKVLPSFVKGHVVETEPLLAGVGGFLMIVGSRLAGGCPSGHGVSGLSLMSTSSLVTMSTAFVAGSLVAPLFH